A genomic region of Streptomyces sp. R33 contains the following coding sequences:
- a CDS encoding ABC transporter substrate-binding protein, with the protein MRNPARLGIALALALATAGCSTAAGDGSRADAGPAAQGGTKGVSVTSCGRPVSFAGPPQRTVALDQTSTETLLELGLQDRMAGTANLKTKIPPQYEAAYAKVPVIAPKIATGEQLRAATPDFVVAGSTDLYTADRAGTREELDALKVPTFVSAVDCPQQNPAGRSPFELLFSDYENLGKVFGAEERAGELAADQRAAVARAGENAAEAARGADRPTVVYLYSVFNGMPYVAGRTGLPSEMSRIVGAKNAFDDVDEDWPEVSWEEIARRDPDFIVIGDLSERGRPGDSAAEKRAAMTRHPVVSKLAAVRENKILEVPGIELDPSVRSVHALGLLADGMKDLGYVR; encoded by the coding sequence ATGCGCAATCCCGCCCGCCTCGGCATAGCCCTGGCCCTCGCCCTCGCCACAGCGGGCTGCTCCACGGCAGCCGGTGACGGCTCCCGAGCGGACGCCGGGCCCGCGGCCCAGGGCGGCACGAAGGGGGTTTCCGTCACCAGCTGCGGCCGCCCGGTGTCCTTCGCCGGGCCGCCGCAGCGGACCGTCGCCCTGGACCAGACCTCGACGGAGACCCTCCTCGAACTCGGCCTCCAGGACCGGATGGCGGGGACCGCCAACCTCAAGACGAAGATCCCGCCGCAATACGAGGCCGCGTACGCCAAGGTCCCGGTCATCGCCCCGAAGATCGCCACCGGCGAGCAACTGAGGGCCGCCACCCCCGACTTCGTCGTCGCCGGTTCCACCGACCTCTACACCGCGGACCGGGCCGGCACCCGCGAGGAACTGGACGCCCTCAAGGTCCCCACCTTCGTCAGCGCCGTGGACTGCCCGCAGCAGAACCCCGCCGGCCGGTCCCCCTTCGAGCTGCTCTTCTCCGACTACGAGAACCTGGGCAAGGTCTTCGGCGCCGAGGAGCGGGCCGGTGAACTCGCGGCCGATCAGCGCGCGGCGGTCGCCCGGGCCGGGGAGAACGCCGCCGAGGCCGCCCGGGGAGCGGACCGGCCGACCGTCGTCTACCTCTACTCCGTCTTCAACGGCATGCCGTACGTGGCGGGCAGGACCGGCCTGCCCAGCGAGATGAGCCGCATCGTCGGCGCGAAGAACGCCTTCGACGACGTCGACGAGGACTGGCCGGAGGTCTCCTGGGAGGAAATCGCCCGGCGCGACCCGGACTTCATCGTGATCGGCGACCTGTCCGAGCGCGGCCGTCCCGGGGACAGCGCCGCCGAGAAGCGCGCCGCGATGACCCGGCATCCGGTGGTCTCGAAGCTGGCCGCCGTCCGCGAGAACAAGATCCTCGAGGTGCCCGGCATCGAGCTGGACCCCTCCGTGCGCTCCGTCCATGCCCTCGGGTTGCTGGCCGACGGCATGAAGGACCTCGGGTATGTCCGCTAG
- a CDS encoding Rossmann-like domain-containing protein has translation MHRTTPSPAPAPVTSVDGLIEAVLAGEHGPLPSELIATSVFWIHHGTRLAGGDTTYLNQYVLVRLGGSFGGCAFEAGEIAPSICRDSSGTPLDVLLREAPRPLRIAALDAYLSETRPHREAADAEPVTLPTGTPEVRAKARDAAVAGLLDIPAGARVGLIGVVNPLVAAIRARGGEPLPCDFNLKATQWGDAVTDDMHEVLERAEAVVATGMTLGNGSFDTILERCRSRGIPLIVYAQSGSAVARAFLGSGVTALSAEPFPFSQFSAEETVLYRYRTVSRA, from the coding sequence ATGCATCGCACGACTCCTTCCCCTGCCCCCGCCCCCGTGACCTCCGTCGACGGGCTCATCGAGGCCGTCCTGGCCGGCGAACACGGCCCGCTCCCCTCCGAACTCATCGCCACCAGCGTGTTCTGGATCCATCACGGAACCCGCCTGGCCGGCGGCGACACCACCTACCTCAACCAGTACGTCCTGGTCCGCCTCGGCGGCTCCTTCGGCGGCTGCGCCTTCGAGGCCGGCGAGATCGCCCCGTCCATCTGCCGCGACTCCTCCGGCACCCCGCTCGACGTGCTGCTGCGCGAGGCCCCGCGCCCGCTGCGGATCGCCGCCCTCGACGCCTACCTGTCCGAGACCCGCCCGCACCGCGAGGCCGCAGACGCCGAGCCCGTGACCCTCCCCACCGGTACCCCGGAGGTACGCGCGAAGGCCCGCGACGCGGCCGTCGCCGGACTGCTCGACATCCCGGCGGGCGCCCGGGTCGGCCTCATCGGCGTGGTGAATCCGCTGGTCGCGGCGATCCGCGCGCGCGGCGGCGAACCGCTGCCCTGCGACTTCAACCTCAAGGCCACCCAGTGGGGCGACGCCGTCACCGACGACATGCACGAGGTGCTGGAGCGCGCAGAGGCCGTCGTCGCCACCGGTATGACCCTGGGCAACGGATCGTTCGACACCATCCTGGAGCGCTGCCGGTCCCGCGGTATCCCGCTGATCGTCTACGCGCAGTCCGGCAGCGCCGTCGCCCGCGCCTTCCTCGGCTCGGGCGTGACGGCGCTGTCCGCGGAACCGTTCCCCTTCTCCCAGTTCAGCGCCGAGGAGACGGTCCTGTACCGCTACCGGACGGTGAGCCGCGCGTGA
- a CDS encoding N-acetyltransferase family protein — protein MAAQQPLDFAQITRPRELTAELRDQLVDCWVRVINAGGAVIPRGLPMPPVSTGQADPALGLLVGELDPRRARMLVATAGGRLAGWLVLRRDPHPLVAHCGAVNHVMTHPDFRGRGIGTALMHRIRDLARQEMGLEQLHIAVRAGLGLEVFYARLGWREIGRWPGGLRVAPGDDRDEILMHLAL, from the coding sequence ATGGCCGCGCAGCAACCACTCGACTTCGCCCAGATCACCCGCCCCCGGGAGCTGACCGCCGAACTCCGGGACCAGCTCGTCGACTGCTGGGTACGGGTGATCAACGCCGGGGGCGCCGTCATCCCCCGGGGGCTCCCCATGCCTCCGGTGAGCACCGGCCAGGCCGACCCGGCGCTGGGCCTGCTCGTCGGCGAGCTCGATCCGCGCCGTGCCCGGATGCTGGTCGCCACGGCCGGCGGAAGGCTCGCCGGGTGGCTGGTTCTGCGCCGTGACCCGCATCCCCTCGTCGCGCACTGCGGCGCCGTCAACCACGTCATGACCCACCCCGACTTCCGCGGCCGCGGCATCGGTACGGCGCTGATGCACCGGATCCGCGATCTCGCGCGTCAGGAGATGGGGCTGGAGCAGTTGCACATCGCCGTCCGGGCCGGCCTGGGGCTCGAGGTGTTCTACGCCCGTCTGGGCTGGCGCGAGATCGGGCGCTGGCCCGGCGGGCTGCGGGTCGCGCCCGGCGACGACCGCGACGAGATCCTCATGCACCTCGCCCTCTGA
- a CDS encoding pyridoxal-phosphate dependent enzyme, whose protein sequence is MDQHIAEAIGRPDLIRLDDRLVCLRFETMKVVSALAAVRHLLDTGAVRRGDTLLDSSSGIYAYALALACHRYGMRCHIVGSTTVDHTLRTQLAVLGATLEQMPPCSDLKLDQKRRVARIHEILAAHPEYHWMRQYHDDIHYLGYRAIADRIRQETGDVTGLTVVGGVGSGASTGALARYLRGAAAGRADVELVGVQPYGSLTFGAEHVSDPEIIIAGIGSSIPFGNVSHEMYDTLHWISFDAALAGSVDLLRRHAVFAGLSTGAGYLAARHERGRSPERTVLFIAADTGHRYVESVYARHREAARISDLVPQEVSDRSRLALPWSRMCWNRAPAPDTGLSAARRAHS, encoded by the coding sequence ATGGACCAGCACATCGCGGAGGCGATCGGCCGTCCGGACCTGATACGCCTCGACGACCGGCTCGTCTGCCTGCGCTTTGAAACGATGAAGGTGGTCTCCGCCCTCGCGGCGGTACGCCACCTGCTGGACACCGGCGCGGTGCGCCGCGGGGACACCCTGCTGGACAGCTCCAGCGGCATCTACGCCTACGCCCTCGCCCTGGCCTGCCACCGGTACGGCATGCGCTGCCACATCGTCGGCTCGACGACGGTGGACCACACGCTGCGCACCCAGCTCGCCGTACTCGGGGCGACGCTGGAGCAGATGCCACCGTGCAGCGACCTCAAGCTCGACCAGAAGCGGCGCGTGGCGCGGATCCACGAGATCCTCGCCGCGCACCCCGAGTACCACTGGATGCGGCAGTACCACGACGACATCCACTACCTCGGCTACCGCGCGATCGCCGACCGGATCCGGCAGGAGACCGGCGACGTGACCGGGCTCACCGTGGTCGGGGGCGTGGGCTCGGGGGCGTCCACGGGGGCTCTCGCCCGCTACCTGCGCGGGGCCGCCGCAGGCCGCGCCGACGTCGAACTCGTCGGCGTCCAGCCGTACGGCAGCCTCACCTTCGGCGCCGAACACGTCTCCGACCCCGAGATCATCATCGCCGGGATCGGCAGTTCCATCCCCTTCGGGAACGTCTCGCACGAGATGTACGACACCCTGCACTGGATCTCCTTCGACGCGGCGCTGGCCGGCAGCGTCGACCTGCTGCGCCGGCACGCGGTCTTCGCGGGCCTGTCGACCGGAGCCGGCTACCTCGCCGCCCGCCACGAACGCGGGCGCTCACCCGAGCGGACGGTCCTCTTCATCGCGGCCGACACCGGCCACCGCTACGTCGAGTCCGTCTACGCCCGCCACCGGGAGGCCGCCCGGATCTCGGACCTCGTGCCGCAGGAGGTCTCCGACCGGAGCCGGCTGGCCCTTCCCTGGTCCCGCATGTGCTGGAACCGTGCCCCGGCGCCGGATACGGGCCTGTCGGCTGCACGGCGTGCGCACTCCTGA
- a CDS encoding GHMP kinase, whose protein sequence is MIPTGTGDAPCHHGEILQGVFLDDGGRRCAGLVTLPMAGPGSHAAFVPRPGTAPEALTAVPADRTKAVRAAALAVAECAERTGQPPCGGELRLTGDIPVGLGMGSSTSDVIATVRAVADSYGLRLAPDTVARLAVRAELACDPLMLDGRPVLFAQREGRVLEVLGPAMPPLVVVGCALGGGAPVDTLSLPVRDASEDDVRAFERLRSLLRRAVATADARLLGEVATASARRGQQALGHPEFEALTAIARRAGAVGVQIAHSGAVAGVLFDPAAPGLRHRVRSCLRALDTHGIRATRTFTTSTTQEILHGPAHRGGDRPSGPDTPRRPARLPAL, encoded by the coding sequence GTGATCCCCACCGGCACCGGGGACGCCCCCTGCCATCACGGCGAGATCCTCCAGGGCGTCTTCCTCGACGACGGCGGCCGCAGGTGCGCGGGCCTGGTCACCCTCCCCATGGCAGGCCCGGGAAGTCACGCCGCGTTCGTCCCCCGGCCCGGTACGGCGCCCGAGGCGCTCACCGCCGTACCCGCCGACCGCACGAAGGCCGTGCGGGCCGCGGCCCTCGCGGTGGCGGAATGCGCGGAGCGGACCGGACAGCCGCCCTGTGGCGGGGAGTTGCGGCTCACCGGGGACATACCGGTGGGCCTGGGCATGGGCAGCTCCACCAGCGACGTCATCGCCACGGTGCGCGCGGTCGCGGACTCGTACGGACTGCGGCTGGCGCCCGACACGGTGGCCCGGCTGGCCGTCCGCGCGGAACTGGCCTGCGATCCGCTGATGCTGGACGGCCGGCCGGTGCTGTTCGCACAGCGGGAGGGCCGGGTGCTGGAGGTCCTCGGCCCGGCCATGCCACCGCTGGTCGTCGTGGGCTGCGCCCTCGGCGGAGGTGCACCCGTGGACACCCTGTCCCTGCCCGTCCGGGACGCCTCCGAGGACGACGTACGGGCCTTCGAGCGGCTGCGCTCGCTGCTGCGCCGGGCGGTGGCCACCGCGGACGCCCGGCTCCTCGGCGAGGTCGCCACCGCCAGCGCCCGGCGCGGCCAGCAGGCCCTCGGCCACCCGGAGTTCGAGGCCCTGACGGCAATCGCCCGGCGGGCCGGCGCGGTCGGCGTGCAGATCGCGCACAGCGGCGCGGTGGCGGGAGTGCTGTTCGACCCGGCCGCACCGGGTCTGCGGCACCGCGTCCGCAGCTGCCTGCGCGCACTCGACACCCACGGCATCCGCGCCACCCGGACCTTCACGACTTCCACCACCCAGGAGATCCTGCATGGACCAGCACATCGCGGAGGCGATCGGCCGTCCGGACCTGATACGCCTCGACGACCGGCTCGTCTGCCTGCGCTTTGA
- a CDS encoding ABC transporter ATP-binding protein has product MRITAEKLSWSVAGTAVVREVSADVAPGETVGLLGPNGSGKSSLLRCLAGLRAPDGGTVCYDGESIRHWSALRTARHVAFVAQDSGAESDLPVADVVGLGRTPFRDRWRGPDATDRAVVAAALERVGLTSLAGRSWKALSGGERQRAHIARALAQQPHGLLLDEPTNHLDVRHRLELMELLAGTGQTVLVALHDLSLAARYCDRLLLLHHGRLVASGTPAAVLTAERLAEVFEVDAALTTDALGHPVVTYRGPLGAQAPIPRPAP; this is encoded by the coding sequence GTGAGGATCACCGCCGAGAAGCTGAGCTGGTCGGTGGCGGGCACGGCGGTCGTACGCGAGGTCAGCGCGGACGTCGCCCCCGGTGAGACGGTCGGGCTGCTCGGGCCCAACGGTTCGGGCAAGTCCTCGCTGCTGCGCTGCCTGGCCGGCCTGCGCGCGCCCGACGGGGGCACGGTCTGCTACGACGGCGAATCCATACGTCACTGGAGCGCGCTGCGGACCGCCCGTCATGTCGCCTTCGTCGCACAGGACTCGGGTGCGGAAAGCGATCTGCCGGTCGCCGATGTCGTGGGCCTGGGCCGGACCCCGTTCCGGGACCGCTGGCGCGGGCCGGACGCCACCGACCGGGCAGTGGTCGCCGCCGCGCTGGAACGCGTCGGACTCACTTCGCTCGCCGGCCGTTCCTGGAAGGCGCTGTCGGGAGGCGAGCGGCAGCGCGCCCACATCGCCCGCGCGCTGGCCCAGCAGCCGCACGGGCTGCTGCTCGACGAGCCCACCAACCACCTCGACGTCAGACACCGGCTGGAACTGATGGAGCTGCTGGCCGGCACCGGGCAGACGGTCCTGGTCGCGCTGCACGACCTGTCACTCGCCGCCCGGTACTGCGACCGGCTGCTGCTCCTGCACCACGGCCGCCTGGTCGCCTCCGGCACCCCCGCCGCCGTGCTCACCGCCGAGCGGCTCGCCGAGGTCTTCGAGGTCGACGCCGCACTCACCACCGACGCCCTGGGCCACCCCGTGGTCACCTACCGCGGCCCGCTCGGAGCCCAGGCGCCGATACCCCGACCCGCCCCGTGA
- a CDS encoding FecCD family ABC transporter permease — MSARPDTPPGRSAAAHAVLLLLAAGALAGSVAAAVRTGTADVSWTGFARVLGSRLGLDVQPLPPLVDSLIWDLRLPRVLMAALVGASLAVSGTVLQAVTRNALADPYLLGVSSGASAGAVCVVVLGVGAGTLGVTGGALAGALVSFGLLLLLLRRTGLDSGRIVLTGVVIGQLFTAVTSLVLMASADADTTRAVTHWLLGSMAPARWNTVAVCAIVTPLGLLVAWLCWNALDGLAFGADTAASLGIAVRRTRMLLLVVTAALTAVAVATVGAIGFVGLIVPHGVRFLVGPLHRLLLPYAALVGAVFLVWTDALARIAFAPREVPVGVITALLGVPLFLLVLRKRGEL; from the coding sequence ATGTCCGCTAGGCCGGACACCCCGCCCGGGCGGTCCGCGGCGGCCCACGCGGTCCTCCTGCTGTTGGCCGCAGGCGCCCTGGCGGGCTCGGTGGCGGCTGCCGTGCGCACCGGCACCGCCGACGTGAGCTGGACCGGCTTCGCCCGCGTCCTCGGCTCCCGTCTCGGCCTGGACGTGCAGCCGTTGCCCCCACTGGTGGACTCGCTCATCTGGGACCTGCGGCTGCCGCGCGTGCTGATGGCCGCCCTCGTGGGCGCCTCGCTCGCCGTGTCCGGAACGGTGCTCCAGGCGGTCACCCGCAATGCACTCGCCGACCCCTACCTGCTCGGAGTCTCCTCCGGTGCATCGGCGGGAGCCGTCTGCGTCGTCGTCCTCGGGGTCGGCGCGGGCACGCTCGGGGTCACCGGCGGCGCACTCGCCGGCGCGCTGGTCTCCTTCGGCCTGCTCCTGCTGTTGCTGCGACGCACCGGGCTGGATTCCGGCCGTATCGTCCTCACCGGCGTGGTGATCGGCCAGCTGTTCACCGCGGTGACCTCGCTGGTCCTGATGGCCTCGGCGGACGCCGACACCACGCGGGCCGTCACCCACTGGCTGCTCGGCTCGATGGCGCCGGCCCGCTGGAACACCGTCGCGGTCTGCGCGATCGTCACCCCGCTGGGGCTGCTGGTGGCCTGGCTCTGCTGGAACGCCCTCGACGGGCTCGCGTTCGGCGCCGACACCGCCGCGTCCCTCGGTATCGCTGTACGGCGCACGCGGATGCTGCTGCTCGTGGTCACGGCCGCGCTGACAGCGGTCGCGGTGGCCACCGTGGGGGCGATCGGCTTCGTCGGGCTGATCGTCCCCCACGGGGTGCGGTTCCTCGTCGGGCCGCTGCACCGGCTGCTGCTGCCGTACGCGGCGCTGGTGGGCGCGGTGTTCCTGGTGTGGACGGACGCGCTGGCGCGGATCGCCTTCGCGCCCCGCGAGGTTCCCGTCGGCGTGATCACTGCGCTGCTCGGCGTACCGCTCTTCCTCCTCGTGCTGCGCAAGCGGGGTGAGCTGTGA
- a CDS encoding aldehyde dehydrogenase family protein has product MTGAQQSIHVGGEWRAALSGATREIIDPVDATPFAVVSEGGVQDTDDAVAAARAAFDDGAWPRTPVAERAALLRRVATLLERDRERIGALESQDAGKTLEEGRVDVDCVRDAFLYFADLVANEDGGRVVDAGSDEIRSVVVHEPVGVCALITPWNYPLLQASWKIAPALAAGNTFVIKPSEITPLTTVVLVELLLEAGLPLGAANIVTGPGGTVGARLAEHPDVDLVSFTGGLVSGTKVARAAADSVKKVALELGGKNPNVVFADACSTPEGFDTAVDQALNAAFIHSGQVCSAGSRLIVEESLRERFVAELARRAELIRLGRGTDAGVECGPLVSAAQLARTEEYVASALAEGAVLRAGGEQPAGPGYFFRPTVLDRCHRGMRVVREEVFGPVLTVETFRTEEEAVALANDTEYGLAGAVWSSDEQRARRVAARLRHGTVWINDFHPYLPQAEWGGFGKSGIGRELGPGGFAEYREAKHIYQNLAPRPVRWFAGATAKG; this is encoded by the coding sequence GTGACCGGAGCACAACAGAGCATTCATGTGGGCGGAGAGTGGCGCGCAGCCCTGTCCGGCGCCACCCGCGAGATCATCGACCCCGTCGACGCGACCCCGTTCGCGGTCGTGTCGGAGGGCGGTGTCCAGGACACCGACGACGCCGTGGCCGCGGCACGAGCCGCGTTCGACGACGGTGCCTGGCCGCGTACGCCGGTCGCCGAGCGGGCCGCTCTGCTGCGGCGGGTCGCCACCCTGCTGGAGCGCGACCGCGAGCGGATCGGCGCACTGGAGAGCCAGGACGCCGGCAAGACGCTGGAGGAGGGCCGCGTCGACGTCGACTGCGTCCGCGACGCCTTCCTCTACTTCGCCGACCTCGTGGCGAACGAGGACGGCGGACGGGTCGTCGACGCCGGTTCGGACGAGATCCGCAGTGTCGTCGTCCACGAGCCGGTCGGAGTCTGCGCCCTGATCACGCCGTGGAACTACCCGCTGCTCCAGGCCAGCTGGAAGATCGCGCCCGCGCTCGCCGCCGGCAACACGTTCGTGATCAAGCCGAGTGAGATCACCCCCCTGACCACGGTCGTGCTGGTCGAACTGCTCCTGGAGGCCGGACTTCCGCTCGGCGCGGCCAACATCGTCACCGGCCCCGGCGGCACCGTCGGCGCTCGGCTCGCCGAGCACCCCGACGTCGACCTCGTCTCGTTCACGGGCGGTCTCGTCAGCGGTACGAAGGTCGCCAGGGCGGCCGCCGACAGCGTGAAGAAGGTCGCCCTCGAACTGGGCGGCAAGAACCCCAACGTCGTGTTCGCCGACGCATGTTCGACGCCCGAGGGGTTCGACACCGCCGTCGACCAGGCGCTCAACGCCGCCTTCATCCACAGCGGCCAGGTCTGCTCGGCCGGCTCCCGCCTCATCGTCGAGGAGTCGCTGCGCGAGCGTTTCGTCGCCGAGCTCGCCCGCCGGGCCGAGCTGATCCGGCTGGGACGCGGCACCGATGCGGGCGTCGAGTGCGGTCCGCTCGTTTCCGCGGCCCAGTTGGCGAGGACCGAGGAGTACGTGGCCTCCGCTCTCGCCGAGGGCGCGGTCCTGCGTGCGGGCGGCGAGCAGCCGGCCGGTCCCGGCTACTTCTTCCGGCCCACGGTCCTGGACCGGTGCCACCGCGGCATGCGGGTCGTGCGCGAAGAGGTCTTCGGCCCCGTCCTCACCGTCGAGACCTTCCGCACCGAGGAAGAGGCCGTCGCCCTCGCCAACGACACCGAGTACGGCCTCGCCGGAGCGGTGTGGAGCTCCGACGAACAGCGCGCCCGGCGGGTCGCCGCCCGGCTGCGCCACGGCACCGTCTGGATCAACGACTTCCACCCCTACCTGCCCCAGGCGGAATGGGGCGGCTTCGGCAAGTCCGGCATCGGCCGCGAACTGGGCCCCGGCGGTTTCGCCGAGTACCGCGAGGCCAAGCACATCTACCAGAACCTCGCTCCGCGCCCCGTGCGCTGGTTCGCGGGCGCGACGGCGAAGGGCTGA
- a CDS encoding Y4yA family PLP-dependent enzyme, translated as MDTGPLYLEPRLAPRLGALLGSAPFLHMLVDALGSPLGVLLPDQIAENAEGFRSVYRRHRLGGQVFFAHKANRSRSLVRRLTTADAAVDVASLGELRHALGDGFTADRIMATGPKDPAFLWLAARSGVTVNADGPGELEALAGLVRRHDLPRPKVLLRLCGFETSGPRMLSRRSRFGTSVKALGPLLDLLERHRDSLDPVGVAYHLDTTSPDEKAIALEGCLRAMDDLRLRGFQPRAVDIGGGFGVGYLAHAAQWDRYTSELAAAVMGRRPPLTWGGHGYGLHAEGGTLRGALSLYPAHRPVAGAGYLDALLSQPAPTLGRPLGTLLLESLYDLYTEPGRALADQCGLSLARVLEVRHRDAGPAFVRLAMNANDVSLEDHGILMDPVLVPRDGEPAGPQEPVGVHLMGNLCLEADLVTRRTVFLPRLPRPGDLLGFANTAGYCMDFSATRAQQQPVARKVAVREGPGGSAWRWCLDEEYWPIEEYRPITDSGGRA; from the coding sequence ATGGACACCGGCCCCCTGTACCTGGAACCGCGGTTGGCACCACGGCTCGGCGCACTGCTCGGCTCGGCCCCGTTCCTGCACATGCTCGTGGACGCCCTCGGTTCGCCCCTGGGCGTCCTCCTGCCCGACCAGATCGCGGAGAACGCCGAGGGTTTCCGCTCCGTCTACCGCCGCCACCGCCTCGGCGGGCAGGTCTTCTTCGCCCACAAGGCCAACCGTTCCCGGTCCCTCGTCCGGCGGCTCACCACCGCGGACGCCGCCGTGGACGTGGCCTCCCTCGGCGAGCTCCGCCATGCCCTCGGCGACGGCTTCACCGCGGACCGCATCATGGCGACCGGCCCCAAGGATCCGGCGTTCCTCTGGCTGGCCGCGCGGTCCGGGGTCACCGTGAACGCCGACGGGCCCGGTGAGCTGGAGGCCTTGGCGGGCCTCGTCCGGCGCCACGACCTGCCCCGCCCGAAGGTCCTGCTCCGGCTCTGCGGGTTCGAGACCTCGGGACCCAGGATGCTGTCGCGCAGGAGCCGGTTCGGTACGTCCGTGAAGGCCCTGGGCCCGCTGCTGGACCTCCTCGAACGCCACCGGGACTCCCTCGATCCGGTCGGCGTCGCGTACCACCTCGACACCACGAGCCCGGACGAGAAGGCCATCGCCCTCGAAGGCTGCCTGCGCGCCATGGACGACCTGCGATTAAGGGGGTTCCAGCCGCGCGCCGTCGACATCGGCGGCGGCTTCGGTGTCGGCTACCTCGCCCACGCCGCCCAGTGGGACCGCTACACGAGCGAGCTCGCAGCCGCCGTGATGGGCCGGCGCCCGCCGCTCACCTGGGGCGGCCACGGGTACGGTCTGCACGCCGAGGGCGGTACGCTCCGCGGCGCGCTGAGCCTGTACCCCGCCCACCGCCCGGTCGCCGGGGCCGGCTACCTCGACGCGCTGCTGTCCCAGCCCGCCCCCACGCTGGGCCGCCCGCTGGGCACCCTGCTGCTGGAGAGCCTCTACGACCTGTACACGGAGCCGGGCCGGGCCCTCGCCGACCAGTGCGGGCTGTCGCTGGCCCGGGTCCTGGAGGTACGGCACCGGGACGCGGGCCCTGCGTTCGTACGCCTCGCCATGAACGCGAACGACGTCAGCCTGGAGGACCACGGCATCCTCATGGACCCGGTCCTCGTGCCCCGCGACGGCGAACCCGCCGGCCCGCAGGAGCCGGTCGGGGTCCACCTCATGGGCAACCTGTGCCTGGAAGCCGATCTGGTCACCCGCAGAACGGTGTTCCTGCCGCGGCTGCCGAGGCCGGGCGACCTGCTCGGCTTCGCCAACACCGCCGGGTACTGCATGGACTTCAGCGCCACCCGTGCCCAACAGCAGCCGGTGGCCCGCAAGGTGGCCGTCCGGGAGGGACCGGGAGGATCCGCTTGGCGCTGGTGTCTGGACGAGGAGTACTGGCCGATCGAGGAGTACCGGCCGATCACCGATTCGGGGGGACGGGCATGA
- a CDS encoding MFS transporter, whose translation MATTPARTAAKTAAPPPRSVLLDPAFLRLWAGTTASGLATWALPFVLGLAVLHRDLGAAGLGLVLAARTAGFLAAVAVGGVLADRHSRREVVLWSALAAAVAAPLLAAGLGRSLVLMTAAAALAGAGQGACRPAFQALTAETVEPGRRQQANAAMTMAVRSSTLAGPALTALLAAFFGVGTLLLGIGLLWLVAALVPGKGAGTTGPAAEPAPRAGFRAEFLEGIREARRHPWFLAGLAALVAVIALGYSATSVALPLISRDRYGTEWVLAAAMTAYTLGALGGALVIARWRPRSQGRAAFAGLAVYGFAPLSLMLPVHPAAVVAAYAVAGIGIELFNVPWFTATQREVAPDKLARVSSLDFLLSYGLAPVGLALIAPAIDAFGVTAVLAVCAAACFLVPAAAALVPTARHFGRTAPATTD comes from the coding sequence GTGGCGACCACACCCGCACGCACAGCGGCCAAGACCGCTGCCCCGCCCCCGCGTTCGGTCCTCCTGGACCCCGCTTTCCTGCGCCTGTGGGCGGGCACCACCGCCTCGGGCCTCGCGACCTGGGCCCTGCCCTTCGTCCTCGGGCTCGCCGTCCTGCACCGCGACCTCGGCGCCGCCGGCCTGGGCCTGGTCCTCGCCGCCCGCACCGCCGGCTTCCTCGCCGCCGTCGCCGTGGGCGGCGTACTGGCCGACCGGCACTCCCGCCGCGAGGTCGTCCTCTGGTCCGCGCTCGCGGCGGCGGTCGCCGCGCCCCTCCTCGCCGCCGGACTCGGGCGCTCGCTCGTGCTGATGACGGCCGCCGCCGCCCTCGCCGGCGCCGGACAGGGCGCCTGCCGCCCCGCGTTCCAGGCACTCACCGCCGAGACCGTCGAGCCCGGGCGCCGCCAGCAGGCCAATGCCGCCATGACCATGGCCGTACGCAGCTCCACGCTCGCCGGTCCCGCCCTGACCGCCCTGCTCGCCGCCTTCTTCGGCGTCGGGACGCTGTTGCTCGGCATCGGGCTGCTCTGGCTGGTCGCCGCGCTCGTCCCCGGCAAGGGCGCCGGCACGACCGGGCCTGCCGCGGAACCCGCTCCGCGCGCCGGTTTCCGCGCCGAATTCCTGGAGGGCATACGGGAGGCGCGCCGTCATCCCTGGTTCCTCGCCGGACTCGCCGCCCTCGTCGCCGTCATCGCCCTCGGCTACTCCGCCACCAGCGTCGCGCTGCCCCTGATCAGCCGGGACCGCTACGGTACCGAGTGGGTGCTGGCCGCGGCCATGACGGCGTACACCCTGGGCGCGCTCGGCGGCGCCCTGGTCATCGCCCGTTGGCGGCCGCGCTCCCAGGGCCGGGCAGCCTTCGCCGGGCTGGCCGTCTACGGCTTCGCCCCGCTGAGCCTGATGCTGCCCGTGCACCCGGCCGCGGTCGTCGCCGCGTACGCCGTCGCCGGGATCGGCATCGAGCTGTTCAACGTGCCCTGGTTCACGGCCACCCAGCGCGAGGTCGCCCCGGACAAGCTGGCCCGCGTCTCCTCGCTGGACTTCCTCCTCTCGTACGGCCTGGCGCCCGTCGGGCTCGCGCTGATCGCGCCCGCCATCGACGCCTTCGGGGTCACTGCCGTACTCGCCGTGTGCGCCGCCGCCTGCTTCCTCGTGCCGGCCGCGGCGGCGCTGGTACCCACCGCCCGCCACTTCGGGCGTACGGCCCCGGCCACGACGGACTGA